A section of the Paracoccaceae bacterium genome encodes:
- a CDS encoding DNA alkylation repair protein, whose protein sequence is MTPEAAIAELADHARPGKAEEMAAYHKVDRPYLGVANPDIDACAKRWRAALDLDQRLALTAGLWDSNIHEARVAAAKLLTQARIRPDDGAAWDLIAGWVPQFDAWAIADHAAGAGAKRLVWDPARLDRVEGWTTSDHLWTKRAALVMTLPWTKQNHPKPQEVAARERVLGWAADYVSDPEWFIQKAVAWWLRELSKHDADRVRRFLAAHGEAMKPFARREAGKYLGEEG, encoded by the coding sequence GTGACGCCCGAAGCAGCGATTGCCGAACTGGCGGACCACGCCCGCCCCGGCAAGGCAGAGGAGATGGCGGCCTATCACAAAGTCGATCGGCCCTATCTGGGTGTCGCCAATCCCGACATCGACGCCTGCGCCAAGCGGTGGCGCGCGGCGCTGGATCTGGACCAGCGGCTGGCGCTGACGGCGGGTCTTTGGGACAGCAATATTCACGAAGCGCGGGTGGCAGCGGCCAAACTGCTAACGCAGGCGCGTATTCGCCCCGATGACGGCGCGGCGTGGGATCTGATCGCCGGTTGGGTGCCGCAGTTCGACGCCTGGGCGATTGCCGATCATGCCGCTGGCGCGGGTGCCAAGCGACTGGTCTGGGATCCGGCGCGGCTGGACCGGGTTGAGGGCTGGACGACCAGCGATCATCTGTGGACCAAGCGCGCCGCGCTGGTGATGACCCTACCCTGGACCAAGCAGAACCACCCCAAACCGCAAGAGGTTGCGGCGCGTGAACGGGTGCTGGGTTGGGCGGCAGACTATGTGAGCGATCCTGAATGGTTCATCCAGAAGGCCGTCGCCTGGTGGCTGCGCGAGTTGTCCAAGCACGACGCGGACCGGGTGCGGCGATTTCTGGCTGCGCATGGCGAAGCGATGAAGCCCTTCGCCCGGCGTGAAGCGGGCAAGTATCTGGGCGAGGAAGGTTAG
- the glmS gene encoding glutamine--fructose-6-phosphate transaminase (isomerizing) — protein MCGIVGILGDHEAAPILLEALKRLEYRGYDSAGIATVRDGHLDRRRAVGKLVNLSDHLVHEPLSGRAGIGHTRWATHGAPSVSNAHPHRAGPVAVVHNGIIENFRELRADLQASGSTFETETDTETVALLAERFLGDSLAPAEAAFATLDQLQGAFALAFLFDGQDDLIVAARKGSPLAIGHGTGEMYLGSDAMALAPMTDRITYLEEGDRAVITRAGATITDADGRLVNREVRQVSLDAGQVEKGGHKHFMAKEIAEQPSVLADTIAHYAPDDIQQVNFGDQSVDFNDFNRIIMVACGTAFLACQTAKYWIERLAGLPVEVDIASEFRYRDAPVGERTLAIFVSQSGETADTLAALRHVQGRARIAAVVNVTESSIAREADVVLPIHAGREIGVASTKAFTCQLTVLALMALKAGHDLGRTDGPGLAAHLDDLRRLPGLLSHALTKGEETARVSRRLADASDILFLGRGQMYPIALEGALKLKEISYIHAEGYASGELKHGPIALVDDTVPIIVMAPRDALFDKTVSNMQEVMARRGKVVLITDSAGAGIASDGAWEVIVMPEVPDLLAPIVYAVPAQLLAYHTAVAKGTDVDQPRNLAKSVTVE, from the coding sequence ATGTGTGGAATTGTCGGTATTCTTGGGGATCATGAGGCGGCTCCGATCCTGTTGGAGGCGCTGAAACGGTTGGAATACCGCGGTTATGACTCCGCCGGGATCGCGACCGTTCGCGACGGACATCTGGATCGCCGCCGCGCCGTCGGCAAGCTGGTGAACCTGTCGGATCATCTGGTCCACGAACCACTGTCAGGCCGCGCCGGAATTGGCCACACGCGGTGGGCCACCCATGGTGCGCCAAGCGTGTCGAACGCGCATCCCCACCGCGCCGGACCCGTCGCCGTTGTGCACAATGGAATAATCGAGAATTTCCGAGAATTACGGGCCGATCTTCAAGCATCAGGTTCAACCTTTGAAACCGAAACCGACACCGAAACCGTGGCGCTGCTGGCCGAGCGCTTTCTGGGCGACAGCCTTGCCCCGGCAGAGGCTGCTTTTGCCACGCTCGACCAGCTGCAAGGTGCCTTCGCGCTCGCCTTTCTGTTCGACGGGCAGGACGACCTGATCGTGGCGGCACGCAAGGGGTCGCCGCTGGCCATTGGGCATGGGACGGGGGAAATGTATCTTGGGTCCGACGCAATGGCGCTGGCGCCGATGACTGACCGCATCACCTATCTGGAAGAAGGCGACCGCGCGGTCATCACCCGCGCTGGGGCGACGATCACCGATGCGGACGGGAGGCTGGTGAACCGTGAGGTGCGGCAAGTCTCGCTGGATGCCGGTCAGGTCGAAAAGGGCGGTCACAAGCATTTCATGGCCAAGGAAATCGCCGAGCAGCCTTCGGTTTTGGCAGATACGATAGCGCATTACGCGCCAGATGATATTCAACAGGTAAACTTTGGCGACCAATCCGTTGATTTCAATGACTTCAACCGGATCATCATGGTTGCCTGCGGCACCGCTTTCCTGGCTTGTCAGACCGCGAAATACTGGATCGAACGGCTGGCGGGATTACCGGTCGAGGTCGATATCGCCTCGGAATTCCGCTATCGCGATGCGCCGGTTGGAGAGCGGACGCTGGCGATCTTTGTCAGCCAGTCGGGCGAAACCGCCGACACGCTGGCCGCCTTGCGCCACGTGCAGGGGCGCGCTCGGATCGCGGCGGTGGTGAACGTCACCGAAAGCTCCATCGCGCGCGAGGCGGACGTGGTGCTGCCGATCCACGCGGGGCGCGAGATTGGCGTCGCCTCGACCAAGGCGTTCACTTGCCAGCTGACGGTGCTGGCGCTGATGGCGCTGAAGGCGGGGCATGATCTGGGGCGGACCGACGGCCCAGGACTGGCCGCCCATCTGGACGATCTGCGCCGCCTGCCCGGATTGCTGAGCCATGCGTTGACCAAGGGCGAGGAAACCGCGCGGGTGTCACGGCGGCTGGCCGACGCCAGCGACATCCTGTTTCTGGGGCGAGGTCAGATGTATCCAATTGCTTTAGAGGGCGCTTTAAAGCTAAAAGAAATCAGTTATATCCATGCCGAAGGCTATGCATCAGGTGAACTGAAACACGGCCCCATCGCGCTGGTCGACGATACAGTGCCGATCATCGTCATGGCCCCGCGCGATGCGTTGTTCGACAAGACAGTCTCGAACATGCAGGAGGTGATGGCCCGGCGCGGAAAAGTGGTGCTGATCACGGATTCCGCCGGCGCGGGTATCGCCAGCGATGGCGCGTGGGAGGTGATCGTCATGCCCGAAGTGCCCGACCTGCTGGCCCCCATCGTCTATGCGGTGCCCGCACAACTGCTGGCCTATCACACCGCCGTCGCCAAGGGCACCGATGTGGATCAGCCGCGCAACCTCGCCAAATCGGTGACGGTGGAGTGA
- the glmU gene encoding bifunctional UDP-N-acetylglucosamine diphosphorylase/glucosamine-1-phosphate N-acetyltransferase GlmU, whose product MATNLIVLAAGHGTRMQSDTPKVLHQVAGLELFAHALTSGAALEPVAQVLVIGAGADQVRSAAQAFDPEIKTAIQDPPQGTGDAVRCGLTALDGLGGDAVVLYADTPFIRAETLARMARARSAGSDVVVLGFEATDPARYGRLVTQGDRLERIVEYKDASDEERAITLCNSGVIMADCALMADLLSEVTNDNESGEYYLTDIVGIACARGLTATAVTCPEDETLGINSRADLAKAEAVFQSRARAAALDDGVTLIAPETVYISYDTVIGRDALIEPNVVFGPGVTVETGATIRAFSHLEGCHVARDAVVGPYARLRPGAELSEGAKVGNFVEIKNATLGEGAKVNHLSYVGDASVGAAANIGAGTVTCNYDGVSKHRTEIGARAFIGSDTMLVAPVKVGDDAMTATGSVITSDVPDGALAVARARQETKPGLARRMFEKLRSAKAKREESSK is encoded by the coding sequence ATGGCCACCAATCTGATCGTTCTGGCCGCCGGGCACGGCACACGCATGCAATCGGACACACCAAAGGTGCTGCATCAGGTTGCGGGGCTGGAGTTGTTCGCCCATGCGCTGACCTCGGGCGCGGCGCTGGAACCTGTCGCGCAGGTTCTGGTGATCGGCGCAGGCGCGGATCAGGTGAGGAGTGCCGCGCAAGCGTTTGATCCGGAGATAAAAACCGCAATTCAAGACCCCCCGCAAGGAACCGGCGACGCTGTGCGCTGCGGCCTGACAGCCTTGGATGGCCTTGGCGGCGACGCGGTCGTCCTCTATGCCGACACACCGTTCATTCGCGCCGAGACGCTGGCCCGCATGGCCCGGGCGCGCAGCGCTGGAAGTGACGTCGTGGTTCTGGGGTTCGAGGCCACAGACCCCGCACGTTATGGTCGGCTGGTGACACAGGGGGATCGGCTGGAACGGATTGTGGAATACAAAGATGCATCAGATGAGGAACGCGCCATAACCCTTTGTAACAGCGGCGTTATAATGGCCGATTGCGCCTTGATGGCTGACCTTTTGTCCGAGGTGACGAATGACAACGAAAGCGGCGAATATTATCTGACCGACATTGTCGGTATCGCCTGCGCACGCGGGTTGACAGCGACGGCCGTGACCTGCCCCGAAGATGAAACCCTTGGCATCAATTCCCGCGCCGACCTGGCCAAAGCGGAAGCGGTGTTTCAATCCCGCGCCCGCGCCGCAGCGCTGGACGATGGCGTGACCCTGATCGCGCCGGAAACCGTTTATATCTCATACGATACGGTCATTGGCCGCGATGCGCTGATCGAACCAAACGTGGTTTTCGGGCCCGGAGTCACGGTCGAAACCGGGGCGACAATCCGCGCATTTTCGCATCTGGAAGGCTGTCACGTGGCACGCGATGCCGTGGTCGGCCCCTATGCGCGCCTGCGTCCCGGCGCCGAATTGTCCGAAGGGGCGAAAGTTGGGAATTTCGTCGAGATCAAGAATGCCACCCTGGGTGAGGGCGCGAAGGTCAATCACCTCAGCTATGTCGGCGACGCCTCGGTCGGGGCGGCGGCGAATATCGGTGCTGGCACGGTGACCTGCAATTATGACGGCGTCTCCAAACACCGGACCGAGATCGGCGCGCGCGCCTTCATCGGATCCGACACGATGCTGGTTGCGCCGGTAAAGGTTGGCGATGACGCGATGACGGCGACCGGATCGGTGATCACTAGTGACGTGCCAGACGGGGCGCTGGCCGTGGCCCGCGCACGGCAGGAAACAAAGCCGGGGCTGGCCAGACGGATGTTCGAAAAGCTCAGGTCCGCCAAGGCGAAACGCGAAGAAAGCAGCAAATAA
- a CDS encoding HAD hydrolase-like protein, which produces MRTVIFDLDGTLADTGDDLIAAANATFVGHGFGSPLDPVADKATAFGGGRAMLRLGYSRLGRDADEDQISADYPVLIDHYARDIDRHTRLYPRAEAAVTGLRDAGYAVGICTNKPTALAEDLMRRLGVRDLFASLVGAGSFPVSKPDPAPYVASVERAGGKVIDSVLIGDTMTDRKTAAAAGVPCVLVTFGPNGRAVEAMQPEGLLDHYDELQSVVAGLLG; this is translated from the coding sequence TTGCGGACGGTGATATTTGATCTGGACGGGACGTTGGCGGACACCGGCGACGATCTGATTGCGGCGGCCAATGCTACCTTTGTTGGGCATGGGTTTGGCAGCCCGCTGGACCCGGTGGCCGACAAGGCGACCGCATTTGGCGGCGGGCGGGCGATGCTGCGGTTGGGTTATTCCCGGCTGGGGCGGGACGCGGACGAAGATCAGATCAGTGCGGATTACCCGGTTTTGATTGACCATTACGCCCGCGATATCGACCGGCACACGCGGCTTTATCCGCGGGCCGAGGCTGCTGTGACCGGGCTGCGGGACGCAGGCTATGCGGTCGGCATCTGCACCAACAAACCAACCGCACTGGCCGAGGATCTGATGCGCCGGCTGGGCGTGCGGGATCTTTTTGCCTCGCTGGTGGGGGCGGGGTCATTCCCGGTCAGCAAGCCGGACCCGGCGCCCTATGTCGCCTCGGTCGAGCGTGCCGGTGGCAAGGTGATCGATTCGGTTCTGATCGGCGACACGATGACTGATCGCAAGACGGCGGCGGCGGCGGGTGTGCCTTGCGTTCTGGTCACCTTCGGGCCGAACGGACGCGCGGTTGAGGCGATGCAGCCCGAAGGCCTGCTGGATCATTATGATGAATTGCAATCTGTGGTGGCGGGGCTGCTTGGCTGA
- a CDS encoding M24 family metallopeptidase, with translation MFQTFDAPTSPDQGPPRLSALRDQIAAEGLDGFLVPRADAHQGEYVADHDQRLAWLTGFTGSAGFAAVLADVAGVFIDGRYTLQVRDQVADVFTPVSWPATKLGDWLAAQLPDGGRVGFDPWLHTRAEIDATAKAAPNIDLVPTDNLVDRIWPDQPAPPDGKAIPYPIEFAGEKSGDKRKRIAATLKKDGQRAAVLTLPDSICWLLNIRGSDVTRTPLVHAFAIQHDDGRVALFADPAKFSDLGPDPAVDVSPPSDFAPALAHLTGPVRMDRNTAPVAVCDALKTAGIEVAWADDPCVLPKARKNETELAGTRDAHLRDGAAMVEFLAWLDREAPEGGLTEIDVVTALEGFRSGTNELRDISFDTIAGAGPNGAIVHYRVTHDTNRPVKPGELLLVDSGGQYLDGTTDITRTVAIGTPRPDHIACFTRVLRGMIAISRLRFPRGLAGRDLDAVARAPLWTAGQDYDHGTGHGVGTFLSVHEGPQRLARTGEVPFEPGMILSNEPGYYRTGDFGIRIENLIIVQNARPLDGADDRDMLGFETLTFAPIDRRLIDPALMTGEEVTWLNAYHAEVRDKIAPRVSAEALEWLDQATRPV, from the coding sequence ATGTTCCAGACATTCGACGCCCCGACCAGCCCCGATCAAGGCCCCCCACGGCTGAGCGCGCTGCGCGATCAGATCGCAGCCGAGGGGCTGGACGGCTTCCTTGTCCCGCGCGCCGATGCCCACCAGGGAGAGTATGTCGCCGACCACGATCAGCGCCTGGCCTGGTTGACCGGGTTCACCGGGTCAGCCGGGTTTGCCGCGGTTCTGGCCGATGTCGCGGGCGTCTTCATTGACGGCCGTTATACGCTTCAGGTACGCGATCAGGTCGCCGATGTGTTCACGCCGGTCAGTTGGCCGGCCACCAAACTGGGCGACTGGCTGGCCGCGCAATTGCCGGATGGCGGGCGTGTCGGCTTTGATCCCTGGCTGCATACCCGCGCCGAAATTGATGCCACCGCCAAAGCAGCCCCAAATATCGATCTGGTCCCCACCGACAACCTTGTTGATCGCATCTGGCCCGATCAGCCCGCGCCGCCCGACGGCAAAGCCATCCCCTATCCGATTGAGTTTGCGGGCGAAAAATCCGGTGACAAGCGCAAGCGCATTGCCGCAACCCTTAAGAAAGACGGTCAGCGCGCCGCCGTCCTGACGCTGCCTGACAGCATCTGCTGGCTGCTGAACATCCGCGGGTCCGACGTGACCCGAACGCCACTGGTCCACGCCTTCGCCATCCAGCACGACGACGGGCGTGTGGCGTTGTTCGCCGACCCGGCAAAATTCAGCGACCTTGGCCCCGACCCCGCGGTCGACGTTTCGCCACCCTCGGACTTCGCCCCGGCCCTTGCGCACCTGACCGGGCCCGTTCGGATGGACCGAAATACCGCCCCGGTCGCGGTCTGCGATGCGCTGAAGACCGCCGGGATCGAGGTTGCATGGGCCGATGATCCTTGTGTCTTGCCCAAGGCCCGCAAGAACGAAACCGAACTGGCCGGCACCCGTGATGCCCACCTGCGCGACGGGGCCGCGATGGTCGAATTCCTTGCCTGGCTGGACCGCGAAGCCCCCGAAGGTGGTCTGACCGAGATTGACGTCGTCACAGCGCTGGAAGGATTTCGCAGCGGCACGAACGAGCTGCGCGACATTTCATTCGACACCATCGCCGGTGCCGGGCCCAACGGGGCCATTGTGCATTACCGCGTCACCCATGACACCAACCGCCCCGTGAAACCGGGTGAGTTGCTGCTGGTCGACTCAGGCGGCCAGTATCTGGACGGGACCACCGATATCACCCGCACCGTGGCCATTGGCACGCCCCGCCCCGATCACATCGCCTGTTTTACCCGCGTGCTGCGCGGCATGATCGCAATCAGCCGCCTGCGGTTTCCACGCGGGTTGGCAGGGCGCGACCTTGACGCGGTTGCGCGCGCGCCGCTGTGGACGGCAGGGCAGGATTACGACCACGGAACCGGCCACGGCGTGGGCACGTTCCTAAGCGTTCACGAAGGCCCGCAGCGCCTGGCCCGCACCGGCGAAGTGCCCTTCGAACCCGGCATGATCCTGTCCAACGAACCCGGCTATTACCGTACAGGCGATTTCGGCATCCGCATCGAAAATCTGATCATCGTGCAGAATGCGCGCCCGCTGGACGGCGCGGATGACCGCGACATGCTGGGCTTTGAAACCCTGACCTTCGCCCCCATCGACCGCCGCCTGATCGACCCCGCCCTGATGACGGGCGAAGAGGTTACCTGGCTGAACGCCTATCACGCCGAGGTCCGCGACAAGATCGCCCCCCGCGTCAGCGCCGAGGCGTTGGAGTGGCTGGACCAGGCAACAAGACCGGTCTGA
- a CDS encoding transcriptional regulator has translation MTAITHHTPDAILAAYAAGNLPGPFSLVVAAHISLCLECRASFEAHQAAGGAVLETTRAEGLSADLKASVQDQLDTPVAPSRSFQRSGAYPGPVMEALKGKPPRWKSLGLGVRQCIVSSGAEGSVRLLQIPPGQAVPDHSHNGLELTLVLQGSFSDETGHFGVGDMEVADHDLEHTPIAGAGDACICLAATDAPLKFNALLPRILQPIFRI, from the coding sequence ATGACCGCAATAACCCACCACACGCCCGACGCAATTCTGGCAGCCTATGCAGCCGGTAACCTGCCCGGCCCGTTCAGCCTCGTCGTGGCCGCTCATATCTCGCTGTGCCTGGAATGCCGCGCCAGTTTTGAGGCGCATCAAGCCGCCGGAGGTGCAGTGCTTGAAACCACCCGCGCCGAGGGTCTGTCGGCCGATCTGAAAGCGTCGGTTCAGGATCAACTGGATACCCCGGTCGCGCCATCGCGCAGCTTTCAAAGATCCGGCGCCTATCCCGGCCCGGTGATGGAGGCGCTGAAAGGCAAGCCGCCGCGCTGGAAATCCCTTGGGCTGGGCGTGCGCCAGTGCATTGTGTCGTCCGGGGCCGAAGGCTCGGTCCGCTTGCTGCAAATTCCGCCCGGACAGGCGGTGCCGGACCACAGCCACAATGGCTTGGAACTGACGCTGGTTCTGCAGGGCAGTTTCAGTGACGAAACGGGCCATTTCGGCGTCGGCGACATGGAAGTTGCGGATCACGACCTGGAACATACGCCAATCGCCGGGGCGGGCGATGCCTGCATCTGCCTTGCGGCAACGGATGCGCCTTTGAAGTTCAACGCGCTGCTGCCCAGAATTCTGCAGCCGATCTTTCGGATCTGA
- a CDS encoding sigma-70 family RNA polymerase sigma factor translates to MLAVRDRRDRAAFAELFDHFAPRLKGFIMRSGTGSGQAEEIVQDVMLTVWRKAEQFDPARAQVSAWVYRIARNRQIDVIRKEQRPMPEDLDPVPDSEPDAGQIVAIEQEASHLKKALKKLKPAQRTMIEKAYLGELSHQEISDQTGLPLGTIKSRIRLGLDRLRHDLKDMR, encoded by the coding sequence ATGTTGGCGGTGCGCGACAGGCGCGATCGCGCCGCTTTTGCCGAATTGTTTGACCACTTCGCACCGCGCCTGAAGGGGTTCATCATGCGGTCCGGCACCGGGTCCGGTCAGGCGGAAGAGATTGTGCAGGACGTCATGCTGACTGTCTGGCGCAAGGCCGAACAATTCGATCCGGCCCGCGCCCAGGTCTCGGCCTGGGTGTACCGGATTGCCAGAAACCGGCAGATTGACGTGATCCGCAAGGAGCAGCGGCCCATGCCCGAAGATCTGGACCCTGTCCCCGATAGCGAACCGGATGCGGGCCAGATCGTCGCCATAGAACAAGAAGCCAGCCATCTGAAAAAGGCCCTGAAGAAACTAAAACCCGCCCAGCGGACCATGATCGAGAAAGCTTACCTTGGCGAACTGTCGCATCAGGAAATCAGCGATCAGACCGGCCTGCCCCTGGGAACGATAAAATCGCGGATCCGGCTTGGGCTGGACCGCCTGCGCCACGATTTGAAGGACATGCGCTAA
- a CDS encoding FAD-dependent oxidoreductase → MSFDAMPIVPQRVAIIGGGISGLAAAYLLSPHHAVTLYEAAPKLGGHARTVMAGLRGTQPVDTGFIVFNYANYPHLTRMFKDLGVPVAKSEMSFGASINDGEIEYGLGFRSLTAQRRNLIRPGFARMLRDILRFNRRAESAAIDDSTTVGELMELLRLGEWFQRFYLMPFCGAIWSTPPDEIRSFPAKTLVQFFRNHALLNTFGQHQWWTVDGGSIEYVRRLEHHLRGRGVAIRTHSAVDAVVRDGGQSVVRTAAGADAPFDQVIFACHADQALRLLARPSAQERAALGAIRFQDNQMILHRDTSQMPRRKAVWSSWVYKSDTTRPEPAIGVTYWMNRLQNIPEGDPLFVSLNPTRQVPDEMIYDQTNFRHPVFDTGALTAQRQLQELQGQNNTWFAGAYTGHGFHEDGFASAQRIATQMDRQFA, encoded by the coding sequence ATGTCATTTGACGCCATGCCCATCGTCCCGCAACGCGTTGCCATCATCGGCGGGGGCATTTCAGGGCTTGCCGCCGCCTATCTGTTGTCGCCCCATCATGCGGTGACGCTGTACGAAGCGGCCCCGAAGCTGGGCGGCCATGCGCGCACCGTCATGGCCGGGCTGCGGGGCACACAGCCTGTGGATACCGGTTTTATCGTCTTCAACTATGCCAACTATCCGCATCTGACACGGATGTTCAAAGACCTCGGCGTGCCGGTCGCGAAAAGCGAGATGAGCTTCGGGGCGTCGATCAATGACGGAGAGATCGAGTATGGGCTGGGCTTTCGTTCGCTGACAGCGCAGCGGCGCAATCTTATCCGGCCAGGGTTTGCGCGGATGCTGCGCGATATCCTGCGGTTCAACCGACGTGCGGAATCGGCGGCGATTGACGACAGCACCACGGTCGGAGAACTGATGGAGCTTTTGCGCCTGGGGGAGTGGTTCCAGCGCTTTTACCTGATGCCGTTCTGTGGCGCGATCTGGTCAACTCCGCCGGACGAGATCCGCTCGTTCCCCGCAAAGACGCTGGTCCAGTTCTTTCGAAACCACGCATTGCTCAATACCTTCGGACAGCACCAGTGGTGGACGGTGGACGGCGGCAGTATCGAATATGTGCGGCGGCTGGAGCATCATCTGCGCGGGCGCGGTGTTGCGATCCGCACGCATTCTGCGGTGGATGCGGTGGTTCGTGACGGCGGGCAGAGCGTTGTGCGCACGGCGGCAGGCGCCGATGCGCCGTTCGATCAGGTGATATTCGCCTGCCACGCAGATCAGGCGCTGCGTCTGCTGGCGCGCCCGAGTGCGCAGGAACGTGCGGCCCTTGGCGCGATCCGTTTTCAGGACAACCAGATGATCCTGCACCGGGACACCAGCCAGATGCCGCGCCGCAAGGCGGTCTGGTCCAGCTGGGTTTACAAGTCTGACACCACAAGACCCGAACCTGCCATCGGCGTCACCTATTGGATGAACCGTTTGCAGAATATACCGGAAGGTGATCCGCTGTTCGTGTCGCTGAACCCGACGCGGCAGGTGCCGGACGAGATGATTTATGACCAGACCAATTTTCGCCATCCGGTGTTCGACACCGGCGCGCTGACGGCGCAGCGTCAGTTGCAGGAATTGCAGGGCCAGAACAACACTTGGTTTGCGGGCGCCTATACCGGGCACGGGTTCCACGAGGACGGGTTCGCCAGCGCACAGCGGATTGCCACGCAGATGGATCGCCAGTTCGCATGA
- a CDS encoding DUF1365 family protein — MTHRPVHIVGVTTHARAGVIRNSFRYGVDYVLIDPEVRTRGPWLFSRNRMNLFSVHDKDHGGPLKAGRGADWAREVLAERGLEGSDIRLLLLTQPRFMNYVFNPVSFWLAMRGAALVAVIAEVSTPFGDRHSYLCSLPEFAEIKPDSRMEAPKRLHVSQFQDVAGGYRFGFDVRADQIAIRIVHRNGPDGVVATLSGPRAPMTNAGLLRASLRRPMGALRTIGLIYWQALKLKLKGARYRPAPVPPESEVS, encoded by the coding sequence ATGACCCATCGGCCGGTACATATTGTCGGTGTGACAACCCATGCGCGCGCCGGGGTGATCCGCAACAGCTTTCGCTATGGTGTTGATTATGTGCTGATCGACCCAGAGGTCCGCACGCGCGGGCCGTGGTTGTTTTCGCGCAATCGCATGAACCTGTTTTCCGTGCATGACAAGGACCACGGCGGTCCGCTGAAAGCCGGGCGCGGCGCGGATTGGGCGCGTGAGGTGTTGGCAGAGCGTGGGTTGGAGGGGTCTGATATCCGTCTGCTGCTGCTGACGCAGCCGCGGTTCATGAACTATGTATTCAATCCGGTCAGCTTCTGGCTGGCCATGCGCGGAGCGGCGCTGGTTGCGGTGATCGCCGAGGTCTCTACCCCCTTTGGGGATCGGCATTCCTATCTTTGCAGCCTGCCGGAATTTGCGGAAATCAAGCCTGACAGCCGGATGGAGGCGCCAAAACGGCTGCATGTGTCGCAGTTTCAGGATGTCGCCGGGGGGTATAGGTTCGGATTTGACGTCCGTGCGGATCAAATCGCGATCCGGATCGTCCATCGCAATGGGCCCGATGGCGTGGTCGCTACCCTGTCAGGCCCGCGCGCACCGATGACGAATGCGGGCCTGTTGCGGGCCAGCCTGCGCAGACCGATGGGCGCGCTGCGCACCATCGGCCTGATCTATTGGCAGGCGCTGAAGCTGAAGCTGAAAGGCGCGCGGTATCGCCCGGCGCCGGTGCCACCCGAGTCCGAGGTTTCCTGA
- a CDS encoding SDR family NAD(P)-dependent oxidoreductase, producing the protein MTQPELIWIIGASDGIGAALARAWAGRGVRLVLSARSADKLTALARELGNGHVALPLDVADRGSLAAAADQIRQIGTPDRVVHLAAIYDPGQISDLDPEMAAKIVSVNLTGSFHVAQLAPQVLRAGGQLAMCGSSAGFTGLPQGQIYSATKAAVINLTESLRGELAGRIDVRLINPGFVETRLTGRNDFQMPFLISTEAAAEAIIKGLNGRRFEVHFPRRMTYLMKLLSALPYWALLPLTGRLAK; encoded by the coding sequence ATGACGCAGCCTGAGCTGATCTGGATCATCGGCGCGTCCGATGGCATTGGTGCTGCGCTGGCGCGCGCATGGGCCGGGCGCGGCGTGCGGCTGGTGCTGTCGGCACGTTCGGCCGACAAGTTGACGGCGCTGGCGAGGGAGTTGGGTAACGGGCATGTGGCCTTGCCGCTGGACGTTGCTGATCGGGGAAGTCTCGCGGCGGCCGCTGACCAGATTCGACAGATCGGCACGCCAGACCGTGTGGTTCATCTGGCGGCGATCTATGATCCGGGCCAGATCAGTGACCTTGATCCCGAAATGGCGGCCAAAATCGTCTCGGTCAATCTGACGGGCAGCTTTCATGTGGCGCAGCTTGCGCCGCAGGTGCTGCGCGCCGGTGGGCAATTGGCGATGTGCGGGTCATCTGCGGGGTTCACCGGGCTGCCACAGGGGCAGATCTATTCCGCGACCAAGGCCGCTGTGATCAATCTGACCGAATCCCTGCGTGGCGAACTGGCGGGCCGGATCGACGTCCGCCTGATCAATCCGGGCTTCGTGGAAACCCGCCTGACGGGGCGCAATGATTTCCAGATGCCGTTCCTGATTTCCACTGAGGCCGCAGCCGAGGCCATCATCAAAGGGCTGAACGGGCGCCGGTTCGAGGTGCATTTCCCCAGGCGCATGACCTATCTGATGAAACTGCTTTCGGCCTTGCCCTATTGGGCGCTTTTGCCGCTTACCGGGCGGCTTGCGAAATGA